Proteins co-encoded in one Octopus bimaculoides isolate UCB-OBI-ISO-001 chromosome 9, ASM119413v2, whole genome shotgun sequence genomic window:
- the LOC106871023 gene encoding uncharacterized protein LOC106871023 → MTSTVMPPLGAVFTSFQFSRELWQESNSIVDVYGSEFEYDARKFSSDIQLPEEEASSSSSGNVGMDDEITEILCIDTGRDTVDNDGCSYSNDPRPSQRRQWCRRLQRQQRTSRKPYFFISRNYVCDQRQNPRADRDEVDRECQHKTEQQSLHLHPHQHDESEKLEASVYLHVELNQPQRYQQRDNGPECVHQDLSHCSSHNVNGLRRQRYQQQHQHLHQQLQHNQKHQQQQPLQQENTDRTDNCNHTAYHSEVCHNESDNLNYPKELNQHQDLHQEQQNELSPWHSQYLDSELSQDTKSTDIVENILTASIISDYTSLLLESPECRLQPSKQKYLVKAVDKNKNSNKEAKKKKKKKEEEVEGGNFFLSNSYCNLELSQNRFSPCPSNIEVAKEELPTDDYMYPTTNFKEGIKEQVNSYSNQTISNENSNQDSTHQYHYYLHHCSSREHCNQESPLTPSVTSSNLSASFHLHPNHQSHLKLDCEREEQAVVNATQSGHFHSSHLQSCSNSRTHMCAGGVYCQSEGVSVSSGAEGRGVRVGGIGLSGVGCASMSEIGGGVSCEETSSRKRRCLTPNPYQIQRHAANIRERKRMLSINSAFEELRCHVPTFPYEKRLSKIDTLRLAIAYIALLREILMSGADPLEYVENSLRQGTGSKMKAVWNTSAGSMNVHEFCIHEIKRDYKDLIHVVHR, encoded by the exons ATGACATCGACTGTCATGCCACCTTTGGGTGCTGTTTTTACTTCATTTCAATTTAGCCGCGAACTTTGGCAAGAAAGTAACTCTATAGTAGATGTTTATGGATCAGAGTTCGAATATGATGCAAGAAAATTCTCCTCCGATATTCAGTTACCCGAAGAAGAAGCGAGTAGCAGCAGTAGCGGGAATGTAGGGATGGACGATGAAATCACAGAAATTCTTTGCATAGATACTGGTAGAGATACTGTTGACAATGATGGCTGCAGTTACAGCAACGACCCCCGCCCATCACAACGGCGGCAGTGGTGCAGACGGCTGCAGCGACAGCAGCGAACTAGTCGAAAGCCTTATTTCTTTATATCACGCAACTATGTCTGCGACCAGCGACAGAACCCGCGTGCAGACAGAGATGAAGTGGATAGAGAGTGTCAGCACAAAACAGAACAGCAAAGCCTCCACCTGCATCCACACCAACATGATGAGAGCGAGAAATTGGAGGCATCAGTATATTTGCATGTGGAGCTAAATCAACCCCAGAGGTACCAGCAACGAGACAACGGCCCTGAATGTGTTCATCAAGATCTTTCACATTGTTCTTCCCATAATGTAAACGGCCTACGACGACAGCGataccaacaacagcatcaacacctCCACCAACAATTGCAGCATAATcaaaaacatcagcaacaacaaccattgcAGCAAGAGAATACAGACAGAACTGACAATTGCAACCATACGGCTTACCATAGTGAGGTCTGCCATAACGAAAGTGATAATCTTAATTATCCTAAAGAATTAAACCAACATCAAGATCTgcatcaagaacaacaaaacGAACTTTCTCCATGGCACTCTCAATATTTGGACAGTGAACTCAGTCAGGATACAAAAAGCACTgatattgtagaaaatattttaacagccaGTATCATTTCGGATTACACCAGTTTGCTGTTAGAATCGCCAGAGTGTAGACTGCAACCTTCAAAGCAAAAATACCTCGTAAAggcagttgataaaaataagaattcaaataaagaagcgaagaagaagaaaaagaagaaagaagaggaagtggAAGGAGGTAATTTCTTTCTGTCGAATTCTTACTGTAATCTAGAGTTATCACAAAACAGGTTTAGCCCTTGTCCTTCTAACATAGAAGTGGCGAAAGAGGAACTGCCTACAGATGATTATATGTACCCAACTACTAACTTCAAAGAAGGAATAAAAGAGCAAGTGAACTCGTACAGTAACCAAACAATCTCAAACGAAAACAGCAACCAGGATTCAACTCACCAATACCATTACTATCTTCATCATTGTTCATCTCGCGAGCACTGCAACCAAGAATCACCGCTAACGCCATCTGTTACATCGTCTAATCTTTCTGCATCCTTCCATCTTCACCCTAACCACCAATCACATCTCAAACTAGATTGTGAGAGAGAGGAACAGGCAGTAGTGAATGCAACCCAAAGTGGTCACTTCCATTCTTCTCATCTGCAAAGCTGCAGCAACAgccgtacacatatgtgtgcaggGGGTGTTTATTGTCAATCAGAAGGGGTAAGTGTTAGCTCTGGAGCAGAAGGACGAGGAGTAAGAGTAGGAGGAATAGGACTTAGCGGAGTGGGCTGTGCATCCATGTCTGAGATAGGGGGCGGCGTTAGTTGTGAAGAGACGAGCTCTAGAAAGCGCCGTTGCCTCACCCCGAACCCATATCAAATACAGAGGCATGCAGCTAACatcagagagaggaaaagaatgtTGAGTATCAACTCTGCCTTTGAAGAACTCCGTTGTCATGTTCCGACATTCCCGTACGAGAAACGGCTTTCCAAGATTGACACTTTACGTTTGGCTATTGCTTATATTGCCCTGCTCAGGGAAATTCTTATGTCAGGGGCCGATCCCCTTGAATATGTTGAAAACTCGCTCCGACAGGGAACTGGCAGCAAGATGAAAGCTGTATGGAACACAAGTG caGGATCTATGAATGTTCATGAATTCTGCATTCATGAAATAAAAAGAGACTATAAAGATCTCATCCACGTAGTACATCGTTAG